In one Notolabrus celidotus isolate fNotCel1 chromosome 1, fNotCel1.pri, whole genome shotgun sequence genomic region, the following are encoded:
- the tafa4b gene encoding chemokine-like protein TAFA-4b isoform X1 yields the protein MKLWGRSAWPLQVAFLVAVVMLCVDPLSAGSRNHRGPTVSYQVKQGTCEVVAIHRCCNKNKIEERSQTVKCSCFPGQVAGTTNARPSCVEASIVAQKWWCQMHPCMDGEECKVLPDLTGWSCSTGNKVKTTKVTR from the exons ATGAAACTGTGGGGGAGGTCAGCTTGGCCTTTGCAGGTGGCCTTCCTCGTTGCCGTGGTGATGCTCTGTGTTGACCCGTTGTCTGCTGGCAGCCGTAACCACCGGGGACCGACAG tctcATACCAGGTGAAGCAGGGGACGTGTGAGGTGGTGGCCATCCATCGCTGCTGTAATAAGAACAAGATTGAGGAGCGCTCTCAAACCGTCAAGTGTTCCTGTTTTCCTGGGCAGGTCGCTGGCACCACCAACGCCAGACCTTCCTGTGTTGAAG CTTCAATTGTAGCCCAGAAGTGGTGGTGCCAGATGCATCCGTGTATGGATGGAGAAGAATGTAAGGTCCTACCTGATCTGACTGGCTGGTCCTGCAGCACTGGCAACAAAGTCAAAACCACCAAG gtcaCACGATAG
- the tafa4b gene encoding chemokine-like protein TAFA-4b isoform X2: MKLWGRSAWPLQVAFLVAVVMLCVDPLSAGSRNHRGPTVSYQVKQGTCEVVAIHRCCNKNKIEERSQTVKCSCFPGQVAGTTNARPSCVEASIVAQKWWCQMHPCMDGEECKVLPDLTGWSCSTGNKVKTTKIS, translated from the exons ATGAAACTGTGGGGGAGGTCAGCTTGGCCTTTGCAGGTGGCCTTCCTCGTTGCCGTGGTGATGCTCTGTGTTGACCCGTTGTCTGCTGGCAGCCGTAACCACCGGGGACCGACAG tctcATACCAGGTGAAGCAGGGGACGTGTGAGGTGGTGGCCATCCATCGCTGCTGTAATAAGAACAAGATTGAGGAGCGCTCTCAAACCGTCAAGTGTTCCTGTTTTCCTGGGCAGGTCGCTGGCACCACCAACGCCAGACCTTCCTGTGTTGAAG CTTCAATTGTAGCCCAGAAGTGGTGGTGCCAGATGCATCCGTGTATGGATGGAGAAGAATGTAAGGTCCTACCTGATCTGACTGGCTGGTCCTGCAGCACTGGCAACAAAGTCAAAACCACCAAG ATCAGCTGA